Below is a window of Camelina sativa cultivar DH55 chromosome 11, Cs, whole genome shotgun sequence DNA.
acaaatggACTTTTGCTAAGTTGTCtgatgtgttttaattttatagttgAGATAAATTTTTTGGTAGTGACTTTGAAATTGTAGGTAAGCATGAGAGTGAGAACAGAGGTAGGGACAAAGAGTTCAAGACTGAGAGCTCTTGGGACTGTTAGTTCCACATCTTCATCTGAAATATGCAGCTCACCAGGAAGTAAAACACCAAACTTGGTGGCTAGACTAATGggtcttgatcttcttcctgATAGAACTGATTCACTGTCAAATCTTCATACTATGTCGAGCCATCATGGATCAAGTCGTATCACAAACCATAGACTTTCCAATAAAGGCACACGATCTTTACCGGTGAGCCCTAGAATCTCTTCTGCTCGAAAATCGGATTTCGACATTCATCGTCTCTCCCTTCAgctgaacaaagagaataagcATGAAGAGTTTAGGTGTTCAAGGCTGAAAGAGATGAAACAAGACTAAGAAGAGAACCGAAGTCCGAGAGATTACGCGAGGCAGATagtaaaacaaatcaaagagaGAGTCGTCACTGGAAGAGTCGTCGGTATGGATGTAACAAACTCGGTGAAGAACAGAGAGGCAAGACCACCACATGAGCTTAGAAGAGACACAACAGTTTCTTGCTCACCAAGAACCAGGttttcaaataaagaaaacaaacagagCACCACTCGTAAACCTAATTCCTCATCTTCTTTCAGACAAGAACAGATCATTCATCAGAAGCCAAAGCCAACAACAGTGATTCTTGTTTCCGTGTCAAAAGCCACTGGAGAGAAACAGAGCCA
It encodes the following:
- the LOC104725692 gene encoding uncharacterized protein LOC104725692 isoform X2, which produces MGRNCHGGGGEGAIFSSSKSKRKANGCMAAFHHLFDFQHFYFHSHHHLTIDSPSRSKGLKLIEESLPLTTFKDKQSLNIPVSMRVRTEVGTKSSRLRALGTVSSTSSSEICSSPGSKTPNLVARLMGLDLLPDRTDSLSNLHTMSSHHGSSRITNHRLSNKGTRSLPVSPRISSARKSDFDIHRLSLQLNKENKHEEFRCSRLKEMKQD